One Methanobacterium sp. genomic region harbors:
- a CDS encoding TMEM175 family protein, whose amino-acid sequence MALKRSKISITIPKNRLETLVDGIFAITMTLLVLSIEIPSIRFHSAADFQIYIISLLPKLLIYFLSFVLLGIFWMNHHIFFVIKRANSTILWINIMWLMFIALVPFSTSLVNSFGQYEFSQIFFDLNIFAIGLLFYINWNYAVKRGYIAEEAIPYDKPIKKSNLFTPLIALAAIALSFINPYLSSTVFLFIPVIYLFYLKII is encoded by the coding sequence ATGGCTTTAAAAAGATCTAAAATTAGCATTACAATTCCAAAGAACCGATTAGAAACTCTTGTAGATGGAATATTTGCAATTACAATGACACTGCTCGTTTTAAGTATTGAAATACCTTCTATTCGCTTCCATTCAGCAGCAGACTTCCAGATTTATATTATATCTCTACTGCCTAAACTATTGATTTATTTCCTCAGTTTCGTTCTCCTCGGCATTTTCTGGATGAACCACCACATATTCTTTGTAATTAAACGTGCAAACAGTACTATTTTATGGATTAATATAATGTGGCTCATGTTTATCGCATTGGTACCCTTCAGTACGTCGCTGGTAAACAGCTTTGGGCAATATGAATTTTCACAGATTTTCTTTGATCTGAATATATTCGCTATAGGATTACTATTCTATATCAACTGGAATTATGCTGTCAAAAGAGGTTATATAGCCGAAGAAGCCATTCCATACGATAAACCCATTAAAAAAAGCAATTTATTCACACCATTAATCGCACTGGCAGCAATTGCACTATCTTTCATAAATCCATACCTAAGCAGCACGGTATTTTTATTTATACCTGTTATATACCTATTCTATCTAAAAATAATATGA
- a CDS encoding nitroreductase family protein, with product MDKERRQKLYGYRCNNRYGPYNSCCPQTRSVWGIKNQRFFNATSTGLGTCWIGAFDADAAKEILKLPEGVEPVVFTPL from the coding sequence ATGGACAAGGAGAGACGGCAAAAACTTTATGGATATAGATGCAACAATCGTTATGGACCATATAATTCTTGCTGCCCTCAAACACGAAGTGTTTGGGGCATAAAAAATCAACGATTTTTCAATGCTACAAGCACTGGACTTGGAACATGTTGGATTGGGGCTTTTGATGCCGACGCTGCTAAAGAAATTTTAAAGTTACCCGAAGGCGTTGAACCAGTTGTATTTACTCCCTTATGA
- a CDS encoding TetR/AcrR family transcriptional regulator, translating to MTDKTEQKILDAALKIFSEEGFKGATTRVIAQESGFSELTLFRKFETKENLFNSVLIKNREDILEELDSMLVDKGFEDNKWFLETLIKNLAALTENNFEFVHILVYNKRQIAGDILMEIISHISQYIERVSPEKYTDSQVFALNIFSFVYFVVFDKNRRNFFDCDKAINEFIDHSVKCCNIS from the coding sequence ATGACTGATAAGACTGAGCAGAAAATTTTAGATGCTGCCTTAAAAATATTCTCGGAAGAAGGATTTAAAGGTGCTACCACTCGAGTTATAGCACAGGAATCTGGATTTAGCGAGCTAACCTTATTTCGAAAATTTGAAACCAAGGAAAATCTTTTTAACTCTGTTTTAATTAAAAATAGAGAAGATATACTGGAAGAATTAGATTCAATGCTGGTTGATAAGGGATTTGAAGATAATAAATGGTTTTTAGAGACCTTAATAAAAAATTTAGCTGCCTTAACTGAAAATAACTTTGAATTTGTCCATATTCTAGTTTATAATAAACGTCAAATTGCAGGAGATATATTGATGGAGATTATAAGCCATATCAGCCAGTACATAGAAAGAGTTTCTCCAGAGAAGTATACTGACTCTCAGGTATTTGCTTTAAACATTTTCTCATTTGTATACTTCGTTGTTTTTGATAAAAACCGGCGTAACTTTTTTGATTGTGATAAAGCCATTAATGAGTTTATAGATCACTCTGTAAAGTGTTGTAATATAAGTTGA
- a CDS encoding DedA family protein, which translates to MISIIELVSNFAIDIIGRLGYWGVFIGMTIESACIPLPSEVIMPFAGFAVSEGKMTLLGIGIVGALGNLLGALIAYFVGFKGGRPFLEKYGKYILISPSKLDLADAWFERYGHEAVLISRMLPIIRTFISLPAGIARMDLKKFTIYTFLGSLPWTFVLGYIGVQLGPHWSIIKGYFHILDIIIVICILGVLAYLIYKYKK; encoded by the coding sequence ATGATAAGTATAATCGAACTTGTGAGTAATTTTGCAATTGATATAATAGGCCGTTTAGGCTACTGGGGTGTTTTCATTGGAATGACCATTGAAAGTGCATGTATTCCCCTTCCAAGTGAAGTGATAATGCCCTTTGCAGGGTTTGCAGTATCAGAAGGAAAAATGACCCTTCTAGGCATAGGTATTGTAGGGGCTTTAGGAAATCTTTTAGGTGCCTTAATCGCTTATTTTGTTGGATTTAAAGGAGGACGGCCTTTTCTGGAAAAGTATGGGAAGTATATACTCATCAGTCCCAGTAAACTGGATTTAGCAGATGCATGGTTTGAAAGATATGGACATGAGGCAGTTCTTATAAGCCGTATGTTACCTATAATCAGGACTTTTATATCACTACCTGCAGGAATAGCCAGAATGGACCTCAAAAAGTTTACAATATATACTTTTTTAGGATCACTGCCCTGGACCTTTGTTTTAGGTTATATCGGAGTTCAATTAGGCCCTCACTGGAGCATAATTAAAGGATATTTCCACATACTGGATATAATTATAGTAATATGCATATTGGGAGTTTTAGCTTACTTAATTTACAAATATAAAAAATAA
- a CDS encoding TOBE domain-containing protein, whose product MDIEEKPEYKLEMEISIGGKQVSLNYKKFLLLKHIDEYGSIMKASKKTGIPYRTALKNIEIMEEKLGSSIVSTQRGGKGGGGASSVTDIGKQILWEYTKLTSILKKHSEVNEVEGKITGIYEKNKVMHVDIEGKTIVIPLDHDFNKGDKVLVLISPDDIFVTLKPYESSVRNVFEGKIIGMELNNEMIRLTVQLNNAKLYVDVTDYSREKLGLTLGMDIFIGFKAASATIVKM is encoded by the coding sequence ATGGACATAGAAGAAAAACCAGAATATAAACTGGAAATGGAAATTTCAATTGGCGGAAAACAGGTATCATTAAATTACAAAAAATTCCTTCTCCTTAAACACATCGATGAATACGGATCCATAATGAAAGCATCCAAAAAAACAGGCATTCCCTACAGGACAGCCCTTAAAAACATTGAGATAATGGAAGAGAAACTTGGATCTTCAATCGTTTCCACCCAAAGAGGGGGAAAAGGGGGCGGAGGTGCAAGCAGTGTTACCGATATAGGTAAACAAATACTCTGGGAATATACCAAGCTAACAAGTATCCTTAAAAAGCATTCTGAAGTAAATGAAGTAGAAGGTAAAATTACAGGAATTTACGAAAAGAATAAGGTTATGCATGTGGATATAGAAGGAAAAACCATAGTAATTCCATTAGACCATGATTTTAATAAGGGAGATAAAGTACTTGTTTTAATAAGCCCCGATGATATTTTTGTAACGTTAAAACCCTATGAATCAAGTGTTAGAAATGTGTTTGAAGGCAAAATAATTGGAATGGAACTTAACAATGAGATGATAAGGCTCACTGTCCAGCTGAACAATGCAAAGCTTTATGTAGACGTTACAGATTATTCCAGAGAAAAACTTGGTTTAACACTTGGAATGGACATATTTATAGGTTTTAAAGCTGCTTCAGCCACCATAGTTAAAATGTAG
- the hisB gene encoding imidazoleglycerol-phosphate dehydratase HisB: protein MTDRCMKMSRKTSETDIEISLDIDGNGKSDVSTGIDFFDHMLDSFARHGFFDLGVKAKGDVKVDDHHTVEDVGILLGETFAGAIGDKKGIKRMSHAIIPMDDALATVAVDISGRSYSVLNFEFKNAKVGDLSTENVEHFFESFANSARININARVEGENDHHKIESLFKAFARALKDALRIEHDIIPSTKGVL from the coding sequence ATGACAGATCGATGCATGAAAATGAGCAGAAAAACATCTGAAACAGACATTGAAATTTCGTTAGATATCGATGGAAATGGAAAATCAGATGTAAGCACAGGAATTGACTTTTTTGATCATATGCTGGACTCTTTTGCAAGACACGGCTTTTTCGACCTTGGTGTTAAAGCTAAAGGCGATGTAAAAGTAGATGATCACCATACAGTTGAAGATGTGGGAATATTACTTGGAGAAACATTTGCAGGTGCAATAGGAGACAAAAAAGGAATAAAAAGGATGTCACATGCAATAATCCCTATGGACGACGCCCTGGCAACTGTAGCCGTGGATATAAGCGGAAGAAGTTACAGTGTCTTAAACTTCGAATTTAAAAATGCGAAAGTTGGCGACCTGAGTACAGAAAATGTTGAACACTTCTTTGAATCCTTTGCAAATTCTGCAAGGATTAATATCAATGCACGGGTGGAAGGTGAAAACGACCACCATAAAATAGAATCACTCTTTAAGGCATTTGCAAGGGCTTTAAAAGATGCATTACGGATTGAACACGATATAATCCCAAGTACAAAGGGTGTTCTCTAA
- a CDS encoding ferredoxin family protein, which produces MPVCTGLQKSSLQIILTANYNVINMRIEVDKEKCIGCGKCREACPKGPKIWSIGKDKKAKASHLEYCHVCINCASRCPVDAIRVIRDGKEDEEAFKKSE; this is translated from the coding sequence ATGCCTGTCTGTACTGGACTTCAAAAATCAAGCCTGCAAATTATATTAACTGCAAATTACAATGTAATTAACATGAGGATCGAAGTAGATAAAGAAAAATGCATAGGCTGTGGAAAGTGCAGAGAAGCGTGCCCTAAAGGACCTAAAATATGGAGCATAGGTAAAGATAAAAAGGCAAAAGCTTCGCATTTAGAATACTGTCATGTATGCATTAACTGTGCCTCAAGGTGCCCTGTAGATGCAATACGTGTAATTAGAGATGGTAAAGAAGATGAGGAAGCATTTAAAAAAAGTGAATAA
- a CDS encoding BPL-N domain-containing protein — MKIRGYLIDRKILTIVLLISFTLVGLISMTVIKGNPLNTGKNNGNLLNAQDEVYASTPVTVNVLIYDGEGVIPESVEGIKDCLDYANSGNLDLDVYFNYSTTEEINSQTLSGYDILVMPGGLGITYINNPEINAEDLKNFVKNGNGYVGICAGAYAASKHVDGEYDGWGIASDINSKPVDYVGNLSISMTSSGENILNSQKFSNFEGQKTNSFLSTLDNVTIYHWNGPAMYKTDGSNDPLAVYTDNKTGYQNYAAIATDTYGSGRVVLSGPHPELSPQKPEMLACMILWAFKKI; from the coding sequence ATGAAAATACGAGGATATTTAATTGATAGAAAGATTTTAACGATTGTATTACTGATCTCATTTACATTGGTTGGACTAATATCTATGACCGTAATTAAAGGTAATCCCTTAAATACTGGAAAAAATAATGGTAATCTGTTAAATGCTCAAGATGAGGTATATGCTTCAACTCCAGTGACAGTAAATGTTTTAATTTACGATGGTGAAGGGGTAATTCCTGAAAGTGTTGAAGGGATAAAGGATTGTTTGGATTATGCAAATAGTGGAAATCTTGATTTGGATGTATATTTCAATTATTCAACCACAGAAGAAATTAATTCGCAAACTTTGTCAGGCTATGATATTTTGGTCATGCCTGGAGGCCTTGGAATAACTTATATTAACAATCCTGAAATTAATGCTGAAGACCTAAAAAATTTTGTTAAAAATGGCAACGGCTACGTTGGGATATGTGCAGGCGCTTATGCAGCATCTAAACATGTTGACGGTGAGTATGATGGATGGGGAATTGCATCTGATATAAATTCTAAGCCTGTAGATTATGTGGGCAATTTATCGATTTCAATGACTTCCAGTGGAGAAAATATTTTGAATTCGCAAAAATTCTCAAATTTTGAAGGCCAAAAAACCAACAGTTTTTTGAGCACTCTGGATAATGTAACAATTTACCACTGGAACGGCCCTGCAATGTATAAAACAGATGGTTCTAATGATCCTCTGGCAGTTTATACCGATAACAAAACGGGTTACCAGAATTATGCTGCAATCGCCACTGATACGTATGGATCAGGAAGGGTTGTGTTATCAGGGCCTCATCCTGAACTTTCTCCTCAAAAACCTGAAATGCTGGCGTGCATGATTTTGTGGGCTTTTAAAAAGATTTAA
- a CDS encoding cysteine peptidase family C39 domain-containing protein produces the protein MKIIKIVLMVALAIGLASVFAGAVSAADQTSDPVIAKEGNDDVGVALQTTGQNESGNISKIDLNGAAKPEETVSVENSTISGPIAKIDTTGIIMQSTSYNCGPAALATVLNNLGINATEQELASLAGTDKSGTTMYGLVHAAQSKGLKVRGMRLSQDKLKKNDIVVLNIDGVTHYSIVKEVTNESVKLMDPSLGNIKMSKEEFNKFYSGNAIVIIDSSISLNDLNNSIENEIVTNSNELQLGKLQSIKGKGKTKIIVRFLKKGWVFISNISVVAWLISIMPESWKNWFYGTINSAYATYKHNQEVMKRKYGMEYDPIDFCIVI, from the coding sequence ATGAAAATAATAAAAATAGTTTTGATGGTAGCTCTAGCAATTGGGTTAGCGTCAGTATTTGCTGGTGCAGTCTCTGCTGCGGATCAAACAAGCGATCCTGTAATTGCCAAAGAAGGAAATGATGACGTAGGAGTTGCTCTTCAAACAACAGGACAAAATGAAAGTGGAAACATATCTAAAATAGATTTAAATGGGGCTGCAAAGCCAGAAGAAACAGTTAGTGTGGAAAATTCAACAATATCTGGGCCAATTGCCAAAATTGACACTACAGGTATTATAATGCAGTCAACTAGTTACAACTGTGGGCCTGCTGCGCTTGCAACTGTTTTAAATAACCTTGGAATTAATGCAACGGAACAGGAATTAGCAAGTTTAGCTGGAACAGATAAATCTGGGACTACAATGTATGGTTTAGTGCATGCAGCGCAGTCAAAAGGATTAAAAGTTAGGGGAATGAGATTATCTCAGGATAAACTTAAGAAGAATGACATTGTTGTTTTAAATATTGATGGTGTTACTCATTATAGTATTGTGAAAGAAGTGACTAATGAAAGTGTTAAACTGATGGATCCATCTCTTGGAAATATTAAAATGTCTAAGGAAGAGTTCAACAAGTTTTATAGTGGGAATGCGATTGTTATAATTGATTCAAGTATATCCTTAAATGATTTAAATAATTCTATAGAAAATGAAATAGTTACAAATTCAAATGAGTTACAATTAGGAAAGTTACAAAGTATAAAAGGAAAAGGTAAAACAAAAATTATTGTAAGATTTTTAAAAAAAGGATGGGTATTTATCAGTAATATCAGCGTAGTAGCATGGTTAATTTCTATCATGCCTGAAAGTTGGAAGAACTGGTTTTATGGTACAATAAATAGCGCTTATGCTACTTATAAACATAATCAAGAAGTAATGAAAAGAAAATATGGAATGGAATATGATCCTATTGATTTTTGTATAGTAATTTAA
- a CDS encoding TetR/AcrR family transcriptional regulator, producing the protein MTGETEQKILEAALNLFAEKGYTGATTRVIAEEAGVSELTLFRKFKTKKNLFDTIISQNLEKMKKDLQSILINKKFNSNGEFLETFIKNYVESVEENFEVFFLVINDGTGEFEQSLSEFFRESAEYIEKNIGNSNIDPEAFALTIAGFTYIICIEKHKGRTIFNQEEVIKNFINNSVKCVQ; encoded by the coding sequence ATGACGGGTGAAACTGAACAAAAAATTTTAGAGGCTGCTCTAAATTTATTTGCAGAAAAGGGTTATACTGGGGCTACTACCAGAGTTATAGCAGAAGAAGCAGGTGTTAGTGAATTAACACTATTTAGAAAATTTAAAACTAAAAAAAATCTTTTTGACACGATTATATCTCAAAATCTTGAAAAAATGAAAAAAGACCTTCAATCAATACTTATAAACAAAAAATTTAATAGCAATGGTGAATTTTTAGAAACTTTCATCAAAAATTACGTAGAATCAGTTGAAGAAAATTTTGAAGTATTCTTTTTAGTTATTAACGATGGCACTGGGGAATTTGAACAATCTCTGTCTGAATTTTTCAGGGAATCTGCAGAATATATTGAAAAAAATATTGGAAACAGCAACATAGATCCGGAGGCATTTGCTCTTACAATAGCTGGATTTACCTACATTATTTGCATTGAAAAACATAAAGGGCGCACTATATTCAATCAAGAAGAAGTAATAAAGAATTTTATAAATAATTCTGTTAAGTGTGTTCAATAA
- the uppP gene encoding undecaprenyl-diphosphatase UppP: MTIIQAIILGIVQGLTEFLPVSSSAHLVLVPQLINVNYANPSQAVAFDTLLHLGTLLAVIAYFWKDIIHIITGFVSSILDIFRGKFRTGLREDPSKRLVWLLVIGTIPAALTGILLNKQFEALFNNYAAVGFFLLITGVLLWAAERVKTGHKEIKEVNFKNALSIGIFQAFAIAPGISRSGSTIAAGLFSGLERELAARYSFLLAIPAIAGAALVQVKDIGNGLEANTAALVAGFLAALIVGFLAIKLLLKLIKERTLMIFAYYCWIVGAATLIISYLYGLI; encoded by the coding sequence ATAACGATAATTCAAGCCATAATCCTGGGAATTGTTCAAGGATTAACAGAGTTTCTGCCAGTAAGCAGTTCTGCTCACTTGGTTCTGGTACCACAGTTAATAAACGTAAATTACGCAAACCCTAGTCAAGCCGTTGCTTTTGATACCCTTTTACATTTAGGTACATTGTTAGCTGTAATAGCATACTTCTGGAAAGATATAATCCATATCATAACTGGTTTTGTTTCAAGCATCCTTGATATTTTCAGGGGAAAATTCAGAACTGGTTTAAGGGAAGACCCCTCTAAAAGATTAGTTTGGCTTTTAGTAATAGGAACCATCCCTGCAGCCTTAACAGGCATACTACTCAATAAACAGTTTGAAGCTCTTTTCAATAACTATGCTGCAGTGGGCTTTTTCCTGCTTATAACAGGTGTCCTGCTCTGGGCCGCTGAAAGGGTAAAAACCGGACATAAAGAAATCAAAGAGGTAAACTTTAAAAATGCCCTAAGCATTGGTATTTTTCAAGCATTCGCCATAGCCCCCGGAATCTCCCGATCTGGATCTACTATCGCGGCAGGTCTATTTTCAGGATTAGAAAGAGAATTAGCAGCGCGGTACAGCTTTTTACTGGCAATCCCAGCCATAGCTGGAGCGGCACTGGTACAGGTTAAAGATATAGGTAATGGACTAGAAGCAAACACTGCAGCACTTGTAGCTGGATTCCTGGCAGCACTTATTGTTGGTTTCCTTGCAATCAAGCTCCTCCTTAAATTGATAAAAGAAAGAACATTAATGATATTTGCTTACTACTGCTGGATAGTAGGAGCCGCGACTTTGATTATAAGCTATTTATACGGATTAATTTAA
- a CDS encoding nitroreductase family protein: MEFLELIEKRYSVRAYKPDDIENEKLNTVLEAARLAPTATNYQPFQIIVIPTKDRENELNRIYPAGWFVQPPLLICVCAVSDKAWTRRDGKNFMDIDATIVMDHIILAALKHEVFGA; encoded by the coding sequence ATGGAATTTTTAGAATTAATTGAAAAACGGTACAGTGTAAGAGCATATAAACCAGACGATATAGAAAATGAAAAACTGAATACAGTACTTGAAGCAGCTCGCCTTGCACCTACAGCAACCAACTATCAGCCTTTCCAGATCATAGTTATACCTACAAAAGACCGTGAAAATGAATTAAACCGCATTTATCCTGCAGGATGGTTTGTCCAACCCCCTCTCTTAATATGTGTATGTGCAGTTAGCGATAAGGCATGGACAAGGAGAGACGGCAAAAACTTTATGGATATAGATGCAACAATCGTTATGGACCATATAATTCTTGCTGCCCTCAAACACGAAGTGTTTGGGGCATAA
- a CDS encoding HD domain-containing protein has protein sequence MIEKLIERFFEAASMQRWNDHIRPVELTELDKQAHKMVIAYVIAKIEEDRKGKGHVNWLNLIESFIFEFLYRLVLTDIKPPVFHRMMAERRHELNNHVLTELKEDFDYLNDEKFKHKFESYFMRDENTLERRILRAAHYLATNWEFKIIYHSAPFIYGIEKTKENIENQIEDHYDLIGVQKILLGKKSYGFVDLCGQLRFQKRWAHSPRVPETSVLGHMLIVAITAYLCTIKMESEPCERRVYNNFFAGLFHDLPEVSTRDIISPIKSAAGLEDIIKDYENERMKEEVLPLLPKTWHDEMKYFTEDEFENKIKKEGVPQKGIKFKEMNKKYNRNEYSPIDGELIRACDKLAAFIETNLSIEYGITSRYLEEGRENIFDAYRNKVISGTDFGRIFNYFYKKKW, from the coding sequence ATGATAGAAAAGCTGATTGAAAGATTTTTTGAGGCTGCAAGCATGCAGCGATGGAATGACCATATACGGCCAGTTGAATTAACAGAACTTGATAAACAGGCCCATAAGATGGTGATAGCGTATGTCATCGCTAAGATTGAAGAAGATAGGAAAGGTAAAGGCCATGTTAACTGGTTAAATCTTATAGAAAGCTTTATTTTTGAGTTTCTTTACAGGTTAGTTTTAACAGATATCAAGCCTCCAGTTTTTCATAGAATGATGGCAGAAAGGCGTCATGAATTAAATAATCACGTTTTAACTGAGCTTAAAGAAGATTTTGACTATTTAAATGATGAAAAATTCAAACATAAATTTGAAAGTTATTTTATGCGGGATGAAAATACCCTTGAGAGGAGAATACTCCGTGCTGCACATTATTTGGCTACAAACTGGGAATTTAAGATAATATATCACTCAGCTCCTTTTATTTATGGAATAGAAAAGACAAAGGAGAATATAGAAAATCAAATTGAAGATCACTATGATTTAATCGGTGTTCAAAAAATTCTGCTTGGGAAGAAATCCTATGGATTTGTGGATCTCTGCGGTCAGCTGCGTTTCCAGAAAAGATGGGCACATTCCCCTCGAGTACCAGAAACTTCAGTTCTGGGGCATATGCTGATAGTGGCCATAACCGCTTATTTATGCACCATTAAAATGGAAAGTGAACCATGTGAGAGGAGAGTTTATAATAATTTCTTTGCAGGCTTATTCCATGATTTGCCTGAGGTATCTACCAGGGATATCATTTCCCCAATAAAAAGCGCCGCAGGATTAGAAGATATAATCAAAGACTACGAAAATGAGCGTATGAAGGAAGAAGTACTCCCTTTACTTCCTAAAACATGGCACGACGAGATGAAATACTTTACTGAAGATGAATTTGAAAATAAGATTAAAAAAGAAGGCGTACCTCAAAAAGGAATTAAATTTAAGGAAATGAATAAAAAGTACAATAGAAATGAATATTCTCCAATTGATGGAGAATTAATAAGGGCATGTGATAAACTCGCTGCATTTATTGAGACTAACCTGTCTATAGAATATGGAATAACTTCCAGATATCTTGAAGAAGGTAGAGAAAATATCTTTGATGCCTATAGAAATAAGGTAATTTCTGGAACAGATTTTGGCAGGATATTCAATTATTTTTATAAGAAAAAATGGTAG
- a CDS encoding F420-dependent methylenetetrahydromethanopterin dehydrogenase, giving the protein MVVKIGIIKCGNIGTSPVLDLLLDERADRPNIDVCVIGSGAKMNPDEIEKAVPLMLEMERDFVIFISPNPGAPGPAKARELLSAADVPAIIIGDAPGLRAKDEMNEQGLGYIIVKADPMIGARREFLDPTEMASFNSDVIKVLALTGAYRVVQNTIDEVVTTVEAGNEIELPKVVITRDKAVEAAAFASPYAKAKAMAAYEIATKVADIDVEGCFMTKGAENYIPIVASAHEMLKVAADLATQAREIEKANDTVVRTPHGGKGETLAKCCLMEKPE; this is encoded by the coding sequence ATGGTTGTAAAAATAGGAATCATTAAATGTGGTAACATAGGTACCTCTCCAGTACTCGATTTATTACTCGATGAGAGGGCAGACAGACCAAACATAGACGTTTGTGTAATAGGATCTGGAGCTAAAATGAACCCAGACGAAATTGAAAAAGCTGTACCATTAATGCTCGAAATGGAAAGGGACTTCGTTATATTCATAAGCCCAAACCCTGGTGCACCAGGCCCTGCTAAAGCAAGAGAATTATTATCTGCAGCAGACGTACCTGCAATCATAATTGGTGACGCTCCTGGACTCAGAGCTAAAGATGAAATGAACGAACAAGGATTAGGTTACATCATAGTTAAAGCAGACCCAATGATCGGTGCAAGAAGAGAATTCCTCGACCCAACCGAAATGGCTTCATTCAACTCCGATGTTATAAAAGTATTAGCACTTACCGGAGCATACAGAGTTGTCCAGAACACAATCGACGAAGTAGTAACTACCGTCGAAGCTGGAAACGAAATAGAACTCCCAAAAGTTGTTATAACAAGAGACAAAGCTGTAGAAGCTGCTGCATTTGCTAGCCCATACGCAAAAGCAAAAGCAATGGCTGCTTACGAAATAGCAACCAAAGTAGCTGATATCGACGTAGAAGGTTGTTTCATGACCAAAGGTGCTGAAAACTACATACCAATCGTTGCATCTGCTCACGAAATGCTTAAAGTCGCAGCTGACTTAGCTACACAAGCAAGAGAAATTGAAAAAGCTAACGACACCGTCGTAAGAACTCCTCACGGTGGAAAAGGCGAAACTCTCGCTAAATGCTGCTTAATGGAAAAACCAGAATAA
- a CDS encoding winged helix-turn-helix domain-containing protein has translation MKYMEKLLWWLITGKRGGINRARIIKTLHGRPYNAHQLAKELDLDYKTVRHHLKILEENKVIKSTGDSYSKLYFLTEEVEQNYGIFQEIWEKITEKS, from the coding sequence ATGAAGTACATGGAAAAGCTGCTTTGGTGGTTGATAACTGGTAAAAGGGGAGGTATAAACCGTGCCAGAATTATTAAAACGCTCCATGGTAGACCTTATAATGCTCATCAGCTTGCAAAGGAACTTGATTTAGATTATAAAACTGTAAGGCACCATCTTAAAATTTTAGAGGAGAATAAAGTAATTAAATCCACTGGAGATTCCTACAGTAAATTATATTTCTTAACTGAAGAAGTAGAACAAAACTATGGTATTTTCCAGGAAATCTGGGAAAAAATAACCGAAAAATCATGA